In Plutella xylostella chromosome 4, ilPluXylo3.1, whole genome shotgun sequence, a genomic segment contains:
- the LOC105386922 gene encoding transmembrane 9 superfamily member 2, whose product MMVSSLVAGAVLLLTSANAFYLPGLAPVNYCTAGDDNGKSCKSEIQLYVNRLNTEESVIPFEYHHFDFCDSDESQSPVENLGQVVFGERIRPGPYKINFLENISCKKVCTKKYNINNADSVKKYNLLKMGMALYYQHHWILDNMPVTWCYPVLDGKTYCSTGFPMGCQVRRDLDTCTPIVSTSPNQIGTYYLFNHVDIEITYHSGGEEEWGVGFGDNGGRIISAKIKPASIRHEDPEKLDCSSRVPLEIPDNLPDTKIPFSITYSYKVTFVKNNTIKWSSRWDYILESMPQTNIQWFSILNSLVIVLFLSGMVAMILLRTLHKDIARYNQMECGEDAQEEFGWKLVHGDVFRPPRRGMLLAVFLGSGSQVFGMTLVTLAFACLGFLSPANRGALMTCALVAWVVLGAVAGYVSARIYKSFGGRRWKSNILLTSMVCPGVVFGLFFIMNLVLWGKGSSAAVPFSTLVALLALWFGVSVPLTFVGAYFGFRKRCLEHPVRTNQIPRQIPDQSLYTQPVPGVVMGGVLPFGCIFIQLFFILNSLWSSQMYYMFGFLFLVFVILVITCSETTILLCYFHLCAEDYHWWWRAFLSSGSTAGYLFIYCCHYFVTKLNIEDAASTFLYFGYTFLMVFLFFLLTGTIGFMACFWFVRKIYSVVKVD is encoded by the exons ATGATGGTGTCGTCATTAGTGGCTGGCGCAGTGTTGCTCTTGACATCCGCCAATGCATTTTATTTACCCGGCTTGGCTCCCGTGAACTACTGCACAGCTGGAGACGACAATGGGAAGTCCTGCAAA agTGAGATTCAGCTGTACGTCAACAGACTCAACACAGAAGAATCAGTAATACCGTTTGAGTACCATCACTTTGACTTCTGTGACAGCGATGAGTCTCAATCGCCTGTTGAAAACCTTGGGCAAGTGGTGTTCGGCGAGAGGATCAGGCCCGGACCTTACAAGATCAACTTCCTAGAAAACATTAGCTGTAAAAAAGTTTGCACTAAGAAGTACAACATCAATAATGCGGATAGTGTTAAAAAGTACAATTTGCTGAAAATGGGAATGGCCCTTTACTACCAACACCACTGGATTCTTGATAACATGCCGGTGACGTGGTGCTACCCGGTGCTTGACGGCAAGACCTACTGCAGCACAGGCTTCCCTATGGGCTGTCAAGTGCGAAGGGATCtg GACACCTGCACCCCAATAGTCTCAACATCTCCCAACCAGATCGGCACGTACTACCTGTTCAACCATGTGGACATCGAGATCACGTACCACAGCGGCGGGGAGGAGGAGTGGGGCGTCGGGTTTGGAGATAATGGTGGACGGATTATATCTGCTAAG ATAAAACCGGCCAGCATCCGCCACGAAGACCCGGAAAAGCTGGACTGCTCCAGCCGCGTCCCTCTCGAGATCCCTGACAACTTACCCGACACGAAGATACCTTTCTCCATCACTTATTCCTACAAAGTCACGTTTGTCAAGAACAACACCATCAAGTGGTCGTCCCGTTGGGACTACATTCTCGAGTCGATGCCACAGACCAATATTCAGTGGTTCTCGATATTGAACTCTTTGGTGATAGTGCTGTTCCTCAGTGGAATGGTCGCTATGATCTTGCTGAGGACTCTGCACAAGGACATCGCGAGGTACAACCAGATGGAGTGCGGGGAGGATGCTCAG GAGGAGTTTGGCTGGAAGCTGGTGCACGGCGACGTGTTCCGGCCGCCGCGGCGCGGGATGCTGCTGGCCGTGTTCCTCGGATCTGGCTCTCAA GTATTCGGCATGACTCTAGTCACACTCGCCTTCGCGTGTCTCGGGTTCCTCTCCCCGGCTAACCGCGGGGCGCTCATGACTTGTGCTCTGGTGGCGTGGGTGGTGCTGGGAGCCGTGGCTGGATATGTCAGCGCCAGGATCTACAAGAGCTTTGGTGGGAGACGGTGGAAGAGCAATATACTGCTGACCTCGATGGTTTGCCCTGG TgtggtattcggcctattcttCATAATGAACCTGGTACTCTGGGGCAAGGGCTCGTCGGCCGCGGTTCCATTCTCCACTCTGGTGGCGCTGCTGGCGCTGTGGTTCGGAGTCTCCGTGCCGCTGACGTTCGTCGGAGCTTACTTCGGCTTCCGGAAGCGG TGCCTAGAACACCCGGTCCGGACCAACCAGATCCCGCGGCAGATCCCGGACCAGTCGCTGTACACGCAGCCCGTGCCCGGCGTGGTGATGGGCGGCGTGCTGCCCTTCGGCTGCATCTTCATACAGCTCTTCTTCATACTCAACTCGCTGTGGTCTAGTCAG ATGTACTACATGTTCGGCTTCCTGTTCCTCGTGTTCGTGATCCTGGTGATCACGTGCTCGGAGACCACCATCCTGCTGTGCTACTTCCACCTGTGCGCCGAGGACTACCACTGGTGGTGGCGCGCCTTCCTCAGCAGTGGCTCCACCGCCGGCTATCTCTTCATCTACTGCTGCCACTACTTCGTCACTAAACTGAACATCGAGGACGCCGCCTCCACATTCCTCTACTTCGGCTACACTTTCCTCATGGTATTCCTCTTCTTCCTTTTGACCGGCACCATCGGATTTATGGCCTGCTTCTGGTTTGTCAGGAAGATTTACAGTGTGGTTAAAGTCGATTAG
- the LOC105386948 gene encoding venom serine carboxypeptidase: MFLKGFLTSIFILTILKICKSSESINLNERLILTPYIERNETDLAKNLSLVDHEYFLKIKSYSGFLTVNKKYNSNLFFWFFPALNEKQLNTTPWIIWLDGGPGYSSMQGLFGNIGPLKVEDGQVTARQVTWASDYSVLFVDNPVGAGFSFTDHDDGYPNNEEDIGAQMYVFLQQFLELFPELRSSPLFISGQSYAGKYVPALAIQIHRHSGQDKPIKLKGISIGNGLIDPKPMMKYSQLCKELGILEGADLVKLKELEDSVVGFINKGEIVNASNAFNATIKHIAHRSGVSVYNYNQKPSPKNQAPGFEHFLNRPDVRSRIHAGLGRFHLNNQLVYAKMLPDIMASVKGYVEELLEHYGVLVYNGQLDIILPYSLAKNVYDGFHWSRQGEFRNATRRQLIDGQNKLIGYIKHGDNLVEALIRLAGHAVPTDQPEAAKYLIDLFIDAFKSDREYIIIEYV, translated from the exons ATGTTTCTGAAAGGTTTTTTAACGTCCATTTTCATACTTACCATACTAAAAATCTGTAAATCTTcagaatctataaatttaaatgaacGATTAATATTGACCCCTTATATTGAAAGAAACGAAACAGATTTGGCTAAAAACTTATCCCTAGTGGATCATGAATATttcctgaaaataaaaagttactcggGCTTTTTGACTGTGAATAAGAAATATAATTCAAACCTTTTCTTTTGGTTCTTTCCCGCTTTGAATGAGAAGCAGTTGAATACGACACCCTGGATTATTTGGCTGGATGGTGGCCCCGGATATTCTTCCATGCAAGGACTATTTGGGAACATTGGCCCCTTAAAAGTGGAAGACGGTCAag TGACAGCCAGACAGGTGACCTGGGCCAGCGACTACTCGGTCCTATTCGTGGACAACCCGGTGGGCGCCGGCTTCAGCTTCACAGACCATGATGATGGATACCCGAACAATGAAGAGGAT ATTGGTGCACAAATGTACGTGTTTCTGCAGCAGTTTCTGGAACTATTTCCTGAGTTGCGTTCGTCTCCATTGTTCATCTCTGGACAGTCGTACGCAGGGAAATATGTGCCTGCGCTGGCTATTCAAATTCATCGGCATTCGGGACAAGATAAACCTATAAAGTTAAAG gGTATCTCCATCGGAAATGGTTTGATAGATCCGAAACCAATGATGAAATATAGTCAACTGTGCAAAGAACTCGGCATTCTTGAGGGCGCAGATCTGGTGAAATTGAAGGAATTAGAAGATAGTGTGGTCGGTTTCATCAACAAAGGGGAAATTGTGAATGCCTCTAAT GCTTTCAACGCAACCATAAAGCACATAGCACACAGGAGTGGAGTGAGCGTCTACAACTACAACCAAAAACCTTCGCCCAAAAACCAAGCTCCCGGCTTCGAGCACTTTCTGAACCGCCCTGACGTGAGGTCGAGGATCCATGCAGGTCTGGGGCGGTTCCACTTGAACAACCAGCTGGTCTATGCCAAGATGCTGCCGGACATCATGGCCAGCGTCAAAGGATACGTTGAGGAGTTGCTGGAGCATTATGGCGTGTTGGTTTACAA TGGCCAATTGGACATAATATTGCCGTATTCTTTGGCCAAGAACGTGTATGATGGCTTCCACTGGTCCAGACAGGGAGAATTCAGGAACGCTACTCGTAGACAGCTGATCGATGGTCAAAACAAGTTAATTGG TTACATAAAGCATGGTGACAATTTGGTGGAGGCGCTGATCAGACTGGCCGGACACGCAGTACCGACCGACCAGCCAGAAGCAGCGAAGTACCTGATCGACCTCTTCATTGATGCATTCAAATCGGATAGGGAGTACATTATAATagaatatgtataa
- the LOC105386923 gene encoding venom serine carboxypeptidase: MWWSLALIVTCASALDVPALPPGEAPEPILTFMERTYKPGRARANYEAGEPLLLTPFIEKNQLQEAREAAAVNPDYLLPDMDSYAGYLTVNKEYNANLWFWYFPVTDAPVSETPWIIWLQGGPGASSLYGLFTEIGPFVVTADNTLEEIRYSWGKNHSLLFIDNPVGTGFSFTDDDRGFATNQTTIGENLYCALQQFLTMFPELRKAPLTIAGESYAGKHIPSLAIQVLWNRDHDEPVNLHGLAIGNGFMDPLSLQEYSYFVREVGLVDDKVANHMKHLEMAVKQFINEGEMIKAYAYYNYLLNIFIREAHNDNLYNYLQDATSLDGEYTDYIQQNEVRKALHVGNTTFTSIGVVYRKLVPDFMNSAKVWIEELLENYRVMCYNGHLDIIVAYHPSVHTYNAFEFSGTAEFKEAKRLPWYHDGQLAGYYKTAGNFTEVMIRGAGHMVPADKPAASLGLISAFARGISLKDDTGSLVAPERNVLRSKPLPLKI, encoded by the exons ATGTGGTGGAGTTTGGctct CATCGTGACCTGCGCGTCAGCCCTGGACGTGCCGGCGCTGCCGCCCGGGGAGGCCCCGGAGCCCATCCTGACCTTCATGGAGCGAACCTACAAGCCTGGCCGAGCCCGCGCCAACTACGAGGCAGGGGAGCCGCTGCTCCTCACTCCTTTCATAGAGAAGAATCAGCTGCAAGAGGCGAGGGAAGCTGCGGCTGTCAACCCTGACTATCTGCTGCCTGATATGGATAGCTATGCTGGGTATTTGACG GTAAACAAGGAGTACAACGCCAACCTCTGGTTCTGGTACTTCCCGGTGACGGACGCGCCGGTGTCGGAGACCCCGTGGATCATCTGGCTGCAAGGAGGGCCGGGCGCCAGCTCGTTGTATGGACTGTTTACGGAGATAGGGCCGTTTGTGGTCACTGCAGATAATACGTTGGAAG AGATACGCTACTCGTGGGGCAAGAACCACTCGCTGCTGTTCATAGACAACCCGGTGGGCACGGGCTTCAGCTTTACGGATGACGACCGCGGCTTCGCTACCAACCAGACTACG ATCGGCGAGAACCTGTACTGCGCGCTGCAGCAGTTCCTCACGATGTTCCCGGAGCTCCGCAAGGCTCCCCTCACCATTGCGGGGGAGTCGTACGCCGGGAAGCACATCCCGTCCCTGGCCATCCAGGTGCTGTGGAACCGAGACCACGATGAGCCGGTGAATCTTCAT GGCCTAGCAATAGGAAACGGCTTCATGGACCCTCTGAGTCTGCAAGAGTACAGCTACTTCGTGCGCGAGGTCGGCCTCGTGGACGACAAGGTCGCCAACCACATGAAGCATCTCGAGATGGCGGTCAAGCAGTTCATCAACGAAGGCGAGATGATCAAGGCTTATGCT TATTACAACTACCTCCTCAACATCTTCATACGAGAGGCTCATAACGACAACTTGTACAACTACCTGCAAGACGCGACCAGTCTGGACGGGGAATACACGGACTACATCCAACAGAATGAAGTCAGGAAGGCGCTGCATGTTGGCAACACAACCTTCACGTCCATCGGAGTGGTGTACCGGAAACTGGTGCCTGATTTCATGAACAGTGCTAAAGTCTGGATAGAAGAGCTCCTCGAAAACTATCGGGTTATGTGTTATAA TGGCCACTTGGACATCATAGTAGCCTACCATCCTTCCGTGCACACCTACAATGCCTTTGAGTTCTCAGGCACCGCCGAGTTCAAGGAAGCCAAACGCCTCCCATGGTATCATGACGGCCAATTAGCTGG CTACTACAAAACAGCTGGCAACTTCACCGAGGTGATGATCCGTGGTGCTGGACACATGGTGCCGGCTGACAAGCCCGCAGCTTCCCTGGGGCTCATTTCGGCCTTCGCTCGAGGGATCAGCTTGAAGGACGACACCGGGAGTCTGGTGGCCCCAGAGAGAAACGTGCTACGAAGCAAACCACTGCCGCTCAAGATCtag
- the LOC105386950 gene encoding uncharacterized protein LOC105386950, with protein sequence MFVPILLLLVCTSAHGRVAVHIDKVLDIASNLIDDVKLKVTPLIEKTTEATTKDLNEINESKIDHTAVEIESNTTATNSSNIVNIDDIILKTPLDIITSTEKTIESDVNNIIEDDKSEKIQKADNGTALILTPLIEEGKIDEARIASKVDPSLFSGVKSHSGFLTVNKTYDSNTFFWYFPVENKPVNETPWIIWLQGGPGASSLAGLFDEIGPFLMENGIIKKRPHSWNHNHSLVFIDNPVGTGFSFTNHVDGLAKDMETYSQHLYTAVHQLLQLFPELKTAPLYVAGESYAGKYVPCLALELHRHRTDGTLDINLQGLIVGNGYVEPSVLTKLTQPFASFGLLVPEQLQMIEPLVDSFTKNIALNKSSRAREDWNRLIMTMLYLARQKHAYNYLQENLPLGKEYQEFVKTTRFKRAVHVGDIQFTLINITVYSNLSQEFLASAKEKYETLLEHYRVLAYCGNLDQIMPCVSTSENYRTWKWSGAEQFVNSSRRPLVLNHTLVGYHKTGGRFTEAIIIGAGHMVPSDKPQVALSLINSFTHGEPIPTGAIYEKLAERSEMSIAENLIARDEEETPVLILTPYIEEKRIEEGRNASKVDASVFLGFESYSGFLTVNKTYNSNTFFWYFPAENSTEKEAPWIIWLQGGPGVSSLTGLFEEIGPLTVDADGNLERNPNSWLKNFSLVFIDNPVGTGYSYTEHRNGYVKDMETYSAHLYTAVAQLVQLYPELQRAPLYVAGESYAGKYVPSLALELHRHKMAGDVQVNLKGLIMGNALIDPSIFENFTQPFYHSGLLSPEDMNDLKIYQEILNQEMKLDNRDYIGKQKWLMLLVEILSRTHQVHAYNFVNPKQPDYYYTGYLHRPEVRRALHVGDMRPSYLNTSVNRYLAPDFLSSASDKVELLLEHYQVLAYCGQLDHMVPCSLNAEVLRRWNWTHAEDFKSAPRSPYYLPDYHLTGYVKTGGNLTEAVIRNAGHMAARDRPAAVRALAADWARDQLQSTTLHMFMTKIRVMKQNGTALPAELINYYVG encoded by the exons ATGTTTGTGCCCATTTTATTACTGCTTGTGTGTACCAG TGCACATGGGCGAGTAGCTGTACATATAGATAAAGTACTAGATATAGCTAGTAACCTCATTGATGATGTGAAACTTAAAGTAACACCATTAATAGAAAAAACCACCGAAGCCACTACAAaagatttaaatgaaatcaaTGAATCAAAAATAGATCATACTGCTGTGGAAATAGAAAGTAATACAACTGCAACGAATTCAAGTAATATTGTTAACATTGACGATATTATTTTGAAGACACCTCTAGACATAATAACCTCAACAGAGAAAACGATTGAATCAGATGTAAACAATATCATAGAAGATGACAAATCAGAAAAGATTCAGAAAGCTGATAATGGAACTGCGTTGATTCTAACGCCTCTCATCGAAGAAGGGAAAATAGATGAAGCAAGAATAGCATCTAAAGTTGATCCTAGTCTATTCTCGGGTGTTAAAAGTCATTCAGGATTCCTCACAGTTAATAAAACGTATGATTCAAATACATTCTTTTGGTATTTTCCTGTGGAGAACAAGCCCGTGAATGAAACTCCTTGGATTATTTGGCTGCAAGGGGGTCCAGGAGCTTCCAGTCTAGCAGGACTTTTCGATGAAATTGGTCCTTTTCTTATGGAAAATGGAATTATCAAAA AACGTCCCCATTCTTGGAACCACAATCACTCTCTTGTGTTTATTGACAACCCAGTGGGCACTGGCTTTAGTTTCACCAACCATGTTGATGGACTTGCAAAGGATATGGAAACT TACTCCCAGCACCTGTACACAGCAGTGCATCAGCTGCTGCAGTTGTTCcccgagctgaagacagcgcCGCTGTATGTGGCTGGAGAGTCGTACGCCGGCAAGTACGTGCCTTGCCTCGCCTTGGAGCTGCACCGTCATAGAACGGACGGGACCCTGGACATTAACTTGCAG GGGCTAATCGTTGGTAACGGCTACGTAGAACCTTCGGTACTGACCAAGTTGACGCAACCTTTCGCCAGCTTTGGCCTGCTGGTGCCAGAGCAACTACAGATGATCGAACCCTTGGTTGATTCGTTCACAAAGAACATAGCTTTAAATAAGAGTTCACGGGCACGAGAA GATTGGAACAGATTGATCATGACGATGCTGTACCTAGCTCGTCAGAAGCATGCTTACAACTACCTTCAGGAAAACCTTCCACTGGGCAAAGAGTATCAGGAGTTTGTCAAAACGACCAGATTTAAAAGAGCTGTACATGTCGGTGATATTCAATTTACGCTGATAAACATTACAGTTTATTCAAACCTTTCCCAAGAATTCTTGGCAAGCGCGAAAGAAAAGTATGAGACCTTATTGGAGCATTACAGGGTTCTGGCTTATTG TGGAAACCTGGACCAGATAATGCCATGTGTATCGACATCTGAAAACTATCGAACTTGGAAATGGAGCGGTGCTGAGCAATTTGTCAACTCGTCTCGAAGACCTTTAGTTCTGAACCATACTTTAGTTGG CTATCACAAAACTGGAGGAAGATTCACAGAGGCCATAATAATCGGAGCAGGACACATGGTTCCATCAGATAAACCCCAAGTAGCCCTGAGTCTTATCAACAGCTTTACTCATGGAGAACCCATACCTACCGGAGCAATATATGAAAAGCTAGCCGAAAGGAGTGAAATGAGCATAGCCGAAAACTTAATCGCTAGAGATGAAGAAGAAACTCCTGTCCTCATTTTGACTCCGTATATAGAAGAAAAACGAATAGAAGAAGGGAGGAATGCATCTAAAGTCGATGCTTCAGTATTCTTGGGGTTTGAAAGTTACTCTGGCTTCTTGAcggtaaataaaacatataattCGAATACTTTCTTTTGGTATTTCCCTGCGGAAAACTCGACAGAGAAGGAAGCACCTTGGATCATTTGGCTGCAAGGAGGGCCAGGAGTTTCCAGTTTGACGGGGCTCTTTGAAGAGATTGGCCCCTTGACGGTTGATGCTGATGGGAATTTGGAAA GAAACCCAAATAGCTGGCTGAAGAACTTCTCATTAGTATTTATTGACAATCCAGTAGGCACTGGATATAGCTATACAGAACATAGAAATGGCTACGTAAAGGATATGGAAact TACTCAGCCCACCTGTACACCGCAGTGGCTCAGCTGGTGCAGCTGTACCCGGAGCTGCAGAGGGCGCCACTGTACGTGGCGGGCGAGTCCTACGCCGGCAAGTACGTGCCCTCGCTGGCCTTGGAGCTGCATCGACACAAGATGGCCGGCGATGTGCAAGTTAATTTGAAG GGCCTAATAATGGGTAATGCATTGATAGACCCATCAATATTCGAAAACTTCACACAACCCTTCTATCACAGCGGGCTCCTCAGCCCTGAAGACATGAATGACCTGAAGATATACCAGGAAATACTCAACCAGGAGATGAAGCTTGACAATAGGGATTATATCGGGAAACAG AAATGGCTCATGCTCCTAGTGGAGATCCTGAGTCGGACCCATCAGGTGCACGCGTACAATTTCGTCAACCCGAAGCAGCCAGACTACTACTACACTGGCTACCTCCACCGCCCCGAAGTCAGAAGGGCGCTGCATGTGGGCGACATGAGGCCAAGCTACCTGAATACGTCTGTCAATAGATACCTGGCACCGGATTTCTTGAGCTCAGCCAGTGATAAGGTTGAGCTTCTGCTGGAGCATTATCAGGTGCTGGCTTATTG TGGCCAGCTGGACCACATGGTGCCGTGTTCGCTGAATGCCGAAGTATTGAGAAGGTGGAACTGGACTCATGCAGAGGACTTCAAGAGCGCCCCCCGGTCCCCTTACTACCTGCCCGACTACCATTTGACTGG CTACGTGAAAACCGGCGGCAACCTCACCGAAGCGGTAATCCGCAACGCGGGTCACATGGCGGCGCGGGACCGGCCGGCGGCGGTGCGCGCGCTGGCTGCGGACTGGGCGCGCGACCAGCTGCAGTCCACCACGCTGCACATGTTCATGACCAAGATCCGGGTGATGAAGCAGAATGGGACGGCGCTGCCAGCGGagctaataaattattatgttggaTAG
- the LOC105386949 gene encoding venom serine carboxypeptidase-like, producing MAVLGGSCMLALSLSLIFITTTARAQQPPDITLTALIKQNRLEEARNASSVDRNLFLNITSHSGFLTVDEKYDSNLFFWYFPHWDAKERPWIIWLQGGPGVSSLTGLFDELGPFTYDHKTRSLRSRESAWTTEYSVVFIDNPVGAGLSYTTDEQGYSRSMDMYTKKLYEALQQLATMFPYLRRAPLYIAGESYAGHYVPALAKEVLDWKKKGRDDVNLKGIMLGNPVLERETLVNNDQVFYQWGLIDSQGLAAVRSLRDTYEDAVRREDPKAAREARNKFLDRLEEISSQRQNYNLLSDEISMSERGDYLIRPEVTKALHVNTRSDKAIRYSNVADKLVPEFLSHMRPILEELLEHYKVLIYCGQLDLISPCTPNAEVRRTKWHWSKKKLFMQAQRIPWEYNDTLAGYVKRGGGLTEAMVRGAGHLVPMDKGPETLDMIHRFIYDRSFPAYHFSGNPDFVPEIRYYYENLKRIDFGSDPVERSSSGFKTAMILSLVFNVLLACGGIAGIWYYKIRMRRYVNYMYATQDDSSLSLEV from the exons ATGGCTGTTTTAGGCGGGAGCTGCATGCTTGCACTTTCATTAAG CCTCATCTTCATCACGACCACAGCCAGAGCCCAACAGCCACCAGACATCACCCTCACCGCACTGATCAAACAAAACCGCTTAGAAGAGGCCAGAAACGCATCATCAGTCGACCGAAACCTCTTCCTCAACATCACCAGTCACTCCGGCTTCTTGACTGTCGATGAGAAATACGATTCGAATTTGTTCTTCTGGTATTTTCCCCACTGGGACGCGAAGGAGCGACCCTGGATCATCTGGCTGCAAGGAGGCCCGGGGGTCAGCAGCTTGACTGGACTCTTCGACGAATTGGGCCCGTTTACTTACGACCATAAAACCCGGAGTTTGAGAA GTCGGGAATCAGCTTGGACTACGGAATATTCTGTAGTGTTCATTGACAATCCCGTTGGCGCGGGGCTCAGTTATACAACAGACGAGCAAGGATACTCGCGGAGTATGGACATG TACACCAAGAAACTCTACGAGGCACTTCAGCAGCTGGCCACAATGTTCCCCTACCTGCGGCGCGCACCTCTTTACATCGCTGGAGAGTCGTACGCGGGCCACTACGTCCCTGCACTCGCTAAGGAAGTCTTGGACTGGAAGAAGAAAGGAAGAGACGATGTTAATTTAAAG GGTATCATGCTTGGAAATCCAGTGCTGGAGCGCGAGACCTTGGTGAATAACGACCAGGTCTTCTACCAATGGGGTCTGATCGACAGCCAGGGGCTGGCAGCAGTGAGATCACTGCGGGATACTTACGAGGATGCGGTCAGAAGAGAGGATCCCAAAGCTGCTCGAGAG GCCCGGAACAAATTCCTTGACCGTCTTGAAGAAATAAGCAGCCAGCGACAAAACTATAACCTTTTGTCTGATGAGATCTCCATGTCTGAGCGCGGAGATTACCTCATTAGGCCCGAGGTTACGAAAGCTTTGCATGTGAACACAAGGAGTGACAAAGCGATACGTTATTCCAATGTGGCTGATAAGCTAGTCCCTGAGTTCTTGAGCCACATGAGGCCTATCCTCGAGGAGCTATTGGAACATTATAAGGTTTTGATTTAttg CGGTCAGTTGGACCTGATCTCTCCATGCACCCCGAATGCTGAGGTTCGTCGCACGAAGTGGCACTGGAGTAAGAAGAAACTGTTCATGCAAGCTCAGCGCATACCCTGGGAGTACAATGACACTCTTGCTGG GTACGTGAAACGCGGTGGGGGTCTAACCGAAGCCATGGTCCGTGGGGCAGGACACCTGGTGCCCATGGATAAAGGTCCTGAAACCCTGGACATGATCCATCGTTTTATTTACGATCGCTCGTTCCCGGCCTATCACTTTAGTGGAAACCCTGATTTCGTTCCGGAAAtacgttattattatgaaaacttGAAGAGGATTGACTTCGGAAGCGATCCAGTTGAAAGATCTTCTAGTGGTTTTAAGACTGCAATGATTCTTAGTTTAGTGTTTAACGTATTGTTAGCGTGCGGAGGGATTGCTGGTATTTGGTACTACAAAATTAGAATGAGAAGGTATGTTAACTATATGTATGCCACCCAGGACGATAGCAGTCTATCACTTGAAGTTTAG